Genomic segment of Apium graveolens cultivar Ventura chromosome 7, ASM990537v1, whole genome shotgun sequence:
ATTTAATTTCACGAGCTGAGTTGATCTGGCTCGTTTAGCTAAATGAGTTGAGTTTCACGAGTCGGGCGAGCCTTCTTATTTAATTTTACACTTAATCGAGTTTAAATTTTTATCCGAACTCGACTTGTTCAATTTGACAAGTCGAATTAAACCGACTCATTTAATTAAACGAATCCGAATCTCTACCCAAATTATGCTTGTTAAGTTGAACGAGTTAACGAGCCGATTTGAGTTTATTTAAACGAGTTCTAGTCGGGCGGCCCGGCCGCCACGAATTACCGTCCTAATTAAGATTTAACTTCTCTGTCACTAACTAGCCACGAAATTCTTGATAATCATATTCGTCTAATACTGTCAAGTATCACACTTGCGAGGTAAGAAAAAAGTTTCTTGTATAAGCAGATAAATAAACGTCATTAATAGGAGGTTTTTTTTATAACTAGAAATAATTTTATACAATTTAATCTCAACGCGTTTGAATATTTATGGGGTCTAATGTATCTAAAATATTTCTCAAAATGTTTAGACATAGAGTTTTACAAGAATAATAGAATAGCAGCTACAGATTATCTACGATAAAAAGATaagaaaaaataagaaaaaatcttcaaataaattttaagaaaattcgTTTTTTGAAATGTGTCCAATAACAAGTTCATCCAAATTTGATTAATATGAACAATATCCTAATTCATGAACAAAAAATAGGTAAAAttctttcaatttttttaatcAAGGCCTCATATTTGAAGTGCGCTTTGGGCCTCTAAATAACTACTACCAATCCTATAACATTTGATCATGAAATTAACACTTGTTTACGGTCCAATAATAGGAGATTAATGAGTACAACAATCAGCACCTAAGATTAGTATAAACAGCATTTTGTATGTATGTATAACCTCTTTGTTTTTTAGAATAGTTTGAGGTATAACTTGTGTAGCACATGGTATATAACTGGGACTAGTTGTGAAACACGAACAATATTGGACCACAATGAATATAAGTCCGAAAAAATGAACACGATTTTTCATTTTTACAAGTCTGAAATGTTTTTTTCTCAGCCTTAACATAAGTAGTACTGTTTTTATTTGCCAAAGGAGACAAACTATTGACTAACAATTTTGACTAAGTGTTAGTTTTTCATTGGTTGTGGAGATTTTACATGTAGTTTTGTGAAATCCTTCTAAAGCGAAATTTCAGAAGATTCATACTCTAGTTAATAAATTATTGCTTCTTTCGAATTTTTATTTATCATGTGGGttatttcatttttataaaattgctTCCATTTGTTTattaaaaaggaaaaaaaaaactgaaaaacAAAATACACCCAGGTTTCTTGATCTGGGCTGCTCTAGGGAGAAAGAGTTACCACAATACAATGCATGCGAGTATAAATACACGAAAAGCTTATTGTGCCGAGTTTAATCAGACATtataaaattcaatttttttttaaaatgtatCGGGCTAGACTTTTCTAAAAATCGGACAAtcacaaaaaaaaaaaaaatctgaGAAACAGAATGCAACCACGTTTCTTGATCTGGGCTGCTCTAGGCAGAAAGAGTTACCATAATACAATGCATGCCACAAGAAACTCATTGTGCCGACCTTTAATCATACTTTAAAAGTTTTAATTTTTTCAAAACGGAATTGGGCCGGATTTTTCTAAAAATCAGGTTGGGGCAAGCTTTCTTTAGAATATGAGGCCCGTTTTAGATTCGCAGACCGGGCCGAATTAGGTAGAACTGGGTTTAGATACCGAAAAAAATAATATCTCGaaactttaattatttttattttctttttgtaaTAAACCACTAAATACATATTTCCAAATATTCATTACATCAGGCAAGCCCCTCGTGTTAGTTGTTTTAAATTCGAAGCTACTGTAATTCACCTTGTTGCCTCGTTGGCTTattaaaaaataacaaaaaactGCCAATATTGTTATTGGTCTACCACCGAGCAACATTTGCAAACTagtaataaaaaaatcaaaattttatccCGGTTTTTTGAAAAGTTCGGGCTTTAATCCGGGCCAAATGAGACTTTTATCCTGATTTTTTTAAATCATGACTTTTCTAAATTCGTGTTTTAATTCGGATTTTTCGGGATTCGGACCGGGCCGGATTTTTAAGAAAAAATGTGGCACATTTAAGGTCCGCGTACCAGGCTGAATCGGGCCGTACTTTTTCCGGATGGGGTTTTTCAAATTTTTTCCGGATCGGATTTCGGGTTTTAGATTTTTTGGACATCTCTGACCGGGAAACCATTTTATTCCATATATTTACGCTTGATACGTATTTTAGCATATTTTATTTTAGTGCATTCCAACGGCGTAAAATATATTAGGTATTTTATTTTAATACTGTCCAGCGATGTAAAATTTTAACGAGCAGGAAAAAGTCGAAAACTAAAAAAATTAAGGACAGTGTGATCCATCATTCATAGTTATTTTCCACGACAGATGATTACAACGGTCATTTGTTAAGAATTTAATTTCATTTTCGAACAAATAATTTACAACAGGTACGCAATCTGACGAAGCTAACGGCCCATGAGGCTACTAGTGTAATAAGGCTCCAATGATAAATTCACAACCAGATgtataataattttattcaaacaTACACATGAAAGAAAACAAATTGTATCCTAGTCCAAAGTAACAGTGAAAAAAACAATAATAAACTAGACCACTCTTACACTAAAACAACAGAAACTAAAACACATTTTTGCTAAACAAACACTAGATAAATGCAAATGCTGCAGCACAATTCCAAGCATTCTTCTTTATGTTAAGCCTCAAGGCGCCTTTGTCTCTGATCCCTTGGCTAAAGTTGCATTCTCCATCTTAGCTGGAGGGGTGGGATACCAGACCGGAGGCCCCGGGGCAGAAGAACCAGAGGATGGTTCACAGAAGCGTACTATAATGTTGCATTCCTCGGGTGTGATTCCGAGGGCAGTGAACAGGGCAGGCCAGCATTGTCGCGTAATCAAATTGATTTCTCTTCGACAAGGCATACTAATATGATCAACAGTACCTTTTGCAAAGAAGCCAATAATTTCATCAGCACACGACCTTATGTTAGTGATTGTGTTCAAGCAGTTATAAATTTTCGCGGTACTAACACTTGAGGTCCGGTTTACCTCACCTGCAGTTTGAGGATGTTTGCTATTAGCACTTGTGTATGACATAAAACAAGTGAATGTAAGAACAAGAAGTACATATTTCAGAGCCATAATTTTGGAAATGAGAATAAACTAAAGCTGAGCCTACAGTGGAATGAATTTATAATGCAGGTTAAAATTCGAAAAGCAAATTAAACTTGGCGTTTGGATTGTGGTCAAAACATGTAGGCTGTTTGAATCAAAAGAACTGTTTGGTATTTTTATCATGGTACCTATGATACATTTCGCCATTCATGTTAGTTATAAGTTGTgtgcttttccttttccttcccTCTGACATAGCATGCATGCCACATACTAGATGTTCTTCTGTGAAAAATGGCAAAAGTGCATACAAGATGGATTTCATGTGTTAATCATGTTTTCTAGATGCAACAACGTAGTTACTGAATACGCAAATCCCAAGTTTTGAATCTGTGCTAGTACATTCTGATTTGTTAAGGGCTTCATCTAATCATAGGTTTTAAAGAGTTCATTATATTGAGAATTTGAGATTAGGCTAATTTCGTGCAACCAAGAAACATTTTCAGCATATAAATTATACAGAAATCAACTTGTAACACGTCGAAGACTATTTAATTTCCATGCACAAACGAAAATGTCAGCAGAGGTATAACGTTCTCTAGGAACTAATGAATCATTATCTTACTGATTACTGGCGTGGAAGAACTCGGGGCTGGAACAGCTGCTGCAGATGCATCACAGTATCCTACAAGGATGTTGCATTGGTCTGGTGTAATACGGAGAGCAGGCCAACAATGTACTGTGACCATTTTGATGGCTTGGCAACAAGGCAGTCCGATATCAATTGTACCATTTGTAAAGTATGCAGAAATCTCGTTTCCTCAAGATTTGATCTCCGCGATTACGTTCCAGCAATTGGCTAGTGTTCCATTAGTACTATTCCTGGTTTCATCTAGTGCTGCAATTGTTTTGAGATTAAAGGATTGTGGTTGATTTGGCTTAGGAAACTCCCTTGTTGCACCAGAGAATGTTATGAAACAAGTAAATGTTGTAAGCAAGAGTATTGACACAAATTTTGAAGTCATTACAGGATTAAGGCCTTGAGAGCAAGAATTAGTGAAAACTGGAAAGTGAGGAAGCAGAGGACTGAATTTATAGAGTTGGTTTACAATGACTATAATGTAGTGATTAGACTAATATTGGTTGTTTAATTGCTTAAGAAAACTAATAGGCCTCGGTTTAAGTTTTAACTTTCAGTTATTGTGTTGCTAATTACTGCTTAAATTAATTTATATGAATTTAAAACGATTATGGGACCTTTTGGCTTCACTCTTTGTCCTTTCTAACAAAAAAGACCAGTTTTTTTAGTCCTTTTTAACAGAAAATACCAGTTATAAGAAAGATGGTAACCAGTATATGCCCCATTGAAATTAAAAATATTCCAAAAACTGATACATTATATTCAAACATATATTCCAAAAACTGACACATTAGATTGAGCTTTGGAATTTATATGTACCAATGCCACAACAGAGACTGGTAGTGCCATATCAATGCGTAGAATTCTCAAAAAGGACATACCCTAATTACTTCCATTACTTCATGTAATTGAGGTTCTCATACTGTCAATCAAAGTTAGGGCCGAGTGAGCCGGACGTAACTTGAGTCGAGTTTAATCGAGTTGACCCAAGCTGAACCGACTCGTTTAACAAGTCGAACGTATATCTCTGTCAGAATTCAACTCGTTTAATTTCATGAGTCGAGTTGAGATGACTCGTTTGCTATATGGGCCGGTCTTAACGAGTCGGCTCCCAACTCGTTTAATTTTATACTTAATCAGCCCGACTTATTTAATTTTACACTAATCGAGTCTAAATCTCTAGCCAAATTCAGCTTATTAATTTTCATGAGTCGAGTCATTAACCCAAAGTCTCTGAAAAAGCATATTGAAATTACTACATTCTATACCAACCAAGTACTTAACTAATGCAGTAGTAGAGTTGTAAACTACTCGTAGCAGTATTTTAATACTCCCTTCGTCCTTCGTCCCATTGGATTGTTAAAATTGTTCATATCATGTGAGGGAGAATTTGAACAAACAATACTAGGGAGTAGGAAGTAGCCAAGAATCCATGCATATCCAAAGTATATCTTCATATACTTAGCTGGAGAGCAGATGCACATACTTATCTACATCCAAATTCATTATAACAGATTGTAATGACGTTTGTACAGTTAATATCTTGGCTGTTTTTGAGTTCCTACTACAGTACTACTTTTGTCTTTAACTTAGTTTAGTAAATACAATTCCAAATTGTTCACCGTTACGGCTCTACCAACTTCCATTGAAAATGAGCTCCCAATATGTCATCATCTTCtaaaaaataaatgtaaatttatatatttttgcATGCTTCATTATCCTTTCTTTACGTGTTCAAAATTTAGTACTCGTGTCAATTGCAATTTGCCAATGATAAACCAATGATTTTGAGTTGACAAGGTGTCTCCTTTTGGGGTAATTGAGCCATTGGagcatatatataaatattattttctttttaAGAAGGTGATTTTGTTTTCTTGGAGTGGTGATGGATACTGGAGGGAGATTAATTGCTGGCTCGCACATTCGAAACGAGTTCGTTTGTATCAATGCTGATAGTACAATTGAACGGGTAAGTATTTTTGTTACACACTCGCACACTTATCTTGTCTTTGACAATGATTGAACCATCGATCTGCTGTAAAGAAAACGAGACTAAGAGATCTTTTGGTAACTCGTCATTTGTAGTTACAAATTTAGGGAAACTTGAATCTATTTCCGGATTGTACACATTGATTTAGTGTACTTTTTTATAGTCAAAATCTTATGCATTCTTCATTTGGATAGTGATTGTGATACTTGACTATGCATTTTTGCTAGACCTGTTAGTTTTAGTTTTTATATTAATGGGACTACATTTTGTTTCAGCTACATGCGGAGAGAGACTTTGATGGGCATATATGTCAGATTTGCGGGGATATGATTGAGATAACTGAAAACATGGAGCTCTTTGTTGCCTGTCTTGAATGTGCTTTCCCTGTTTGCAGAGCTTGCTATGAGTACGAAAGACGAGAGGGAAATCAAGTCTGTCCTCGGTGCAAAACTAGATACAAGCGAATCAAAGGTGACAGTTTGATTTAAATTGCAGTCTACATGTCATCAAATTCCAATTTCTTGTTTCCATgcaaattattttggaaattggCAAATACTTTACAGGTTGTCCCAGGGCTGTTggtgatgatgaagaagatgatgcAATTGATGACTTGGAGCATGAGTTTGATTTTTGTAAAAATGATGCTTTGGACCAACAGAAACTTGCGGCTTCAATGCTCTTTGCACAAAATAATGCTGGTTACGGATGCAATGCTAGTTCATCAGGTCTCTCAACATGCTCAGACCATGATTTCTGTCATCAGCTTCCTGACATTCCTCGCTTGACCTACAACGGAGAGGTGAGTCCAAAAATGATATACCACTATGGCCATCTTTCATTGTCTTTGATATGAATCTTCATCTGCATTGACTAATTAAATTTGTATCCTTCTGTTATGTCATTTTAGGATGATGAGATTATGTATACTCACCATGAGCTTTTGGTATCCCGGTTTACTGGTCACGGGGTTCATTCACTGCCTTGTACTGGTTCATCAGGAGCTTGTGAGTTAGTCTGCATTGTCACGTTATTATCTCAGTGATTTAAACATTCATTTCCCTAACAATCATATAACTGTTTTTTGTTTTGCAGTGCAACCTAGACCATTGGTTCCAAATAAAGACATTGCGCTTTATGGCTATGGAAGTGTGGCGTGGAAAGAAAGGACGGAAGACTGGAAGAAAAAGCAAAGTCAGGTGAAGCGTTTAAAATACTGCAATGGAGACGATAAAATTGATACTGATCTGAACAATCCTGGCATGCCCCTGTAAGTTGCTGCTAACTACTTGTACCATAATTATGTTATATTACTGACATAAAAGTTAAGAAGTAATCTGCTTAGGTAGTTAAAGTGAAGTTTGTTGTCCGCCAAGTCACAGATCCAAATATCAGGACCTCCCAGTATCAAGCTGATGTAGGAGTCTTATGGATTGAGTATAGCATTTTTTATAAACTTTGTGCAGAAAGAGCTATTACCTGTAACTGAAGATGTGGAAGAAAAACAAGATGGCAGTTTTtactttcagtttttgaatcatAAATATTGTGATGTCAAAAAAGTTCAGGTTCTATTATTTTGTGCTGTAAATTGGATACATCATCCTTACTAAAGCTCATTGGTTTACTGTGTCAGGGTGGATGAAGGCAGACAACCACTTTCAAGGAAATTACCCATTGCTTCTAGCAAGATAAACCCATACAGAATAATAATTTTGCTACGTCTCGTAGTCTTGGCTCTCTTTTTTCATTACAGACTTTTACATCCTGTACTGGATGCCTATCCTCTGTGGATGACAGCAGTTATCTGTGAAATATGGTTTTCCATATCCTGGATACTAGATCAGTTCCCGAAATGGTATCCAGTCGAACGAGAAACATACCTTGAACGCCTATCACTTAGGTATGTGACACTGATGATCTACTTAATTGAAAGTGTTCAATGAAAGAATCTTGATTGTCTAATTCACTCTTCAGGTATGAAAAAGAAGAGAAATCATCTGAGTTGGCTAGGATCGACATATTTGTCAGCACAGTTGACCCCTTGAAAGAACCTCCTCTTATCACAGCAAACACCATCTTATCCATCCTTGCAGTGGACTATCCGGTACATAAAGTTGCATGCTATCTCTCAGATGACGGTGCATCCATGCTTACTTTCGAAGCACTCACTGAGACTTCTGAATTTGCTACTAAATGGGTCCCTTTTTGCAAAAAGTATAATATAGAGCCACGAGCTCCAGAGTGGTACTTCGCGCAGAAAATTGATTATCTGAGGAACAGAATCCATCCTGAATTTGCCAGGGAAAGGCGTGCAATGAAGGTTTGCCTTATCTTCATTGTTGTTACTGATTATTTTACGGTTCAGGATGTTCTTTCATGTTCATCATTGGAACTTGGAATTCATACCTATTTACGCTATTTCTAGCTAATCTCCCTCCTCTGCATCTGGCCTTTACTATATCAGGCTAGttgcatttatgacacttatttgAATATGTTTGGGCGCAGAGGGAGTATGAAGAATTTAAAGTACGAATAAATGGTTTGGTTTCCACAGCAGAGAAGGTTCCGGAGGGAGGTTGGACAATGCAAGATGGAACTCTATGGCCAGGAAACAATGTCCTCGACCATCCTGGGATGATACAGGTGATATTTCATTCATATGAACAAAATATTTGTTGAAAGTCAGATAACTCTGTCTTCTGTATTTGTATATTGGAATGTGTTGGTCTAATCTAATCTAAATTTGAAGAtgtattatttgatattaaatcCATTATGAACAATTCTTAACAATCTTCACATAACTTTCTAAATCTTGATCCATACACATGCATCCTCCATATATGCTTTTTATATGTACCAGAGCAACCATGTAAGATTAAATAAGTTTAAGTTCTGCAGATTGATTTTGTTTATGAGGTCTTTTCTTAGGTTTTTCTTGGTGAAAATGGTGTTAATGATATCGAGGGAAACAAGCTTCCTTTGTTGATTTATGTATCCCGTGAGAGAAGACCAGGATTCAGTAACCACAACAAAGCAGGAGCAATGAATTCACTGGTAACAGCAAGTTCACTCCTCGTTATCAATATAATTTCCAGTCATTTTTTATATGTACTTTAAGATCTCTTCTCAACTTACAATTAAAGTTAAATTCACATTATGATCTACCCTTTTTCTCATTTTATAGGCCCGGGTTTCTGCAATTCTCACAAATGCTCCTTATATTCTGAATATAGACTGCGATAACTATATTAACAACAGCAAGGTAGTTAGAGAAGCTATGTGTTTCATGATGGACCCAACTTCAGGAAAGAAAATTGGTTATGTACAATTTCCTCAAAGATATGATGGCATTGATCGTCATGACAGATACTCCAATAGGAATGTTGTACTCTTTGATGTATGTGCATTCTTCTTTTTGGCCTAATTAGTTTGACCTTTCTTTTATCCAATCAAAACTAACCAGTGTTCTTAGCGGTCCACAGGTTAATATGAAAGGTTTGGATGGTTTACAAGGGCCAATGTATGTCGGATCAGGGTGTGTTTTCAGAAGACAGGCACTTTATGGGCATGATGCTCCTGCCAAGAAGAAGGATCCAAGTAAGACATGCAACTGTTGGCCGAAATGGTGCTTTCTGTGTTGCGCGTCCAGGAAGAAGAAGAAGGTAAAAGCGAAGGTGAAGAACATGCTGCCAAAGCAAACGGAGGCATCAAAGCAGATACATGCTCTTGAAACTATAGAAGAAGAGTGTGAGGGTAAGTATCCTTGTCAGAACAGCTTGTATTTGTTTCGGTGTATTGTGTTGGGTTTTTAAGTATACGAGGTAGGGGATGAGGATTTTAACCTAAGACTTTCGGTCATGACTCATGAGGGGAAGTGAGGAAAGAGCCTCGTCACTAGGCTATCTACGAACCCTCAAGCAATTTGCCATTTTTGTGGTCAAACTATAAATAATCTCAGTAACAAATTAATGCGACTCTATGGCAGGATTTCTTAGCGAGTGGTCAACCTCTACTTCCCCAGAAAAACTTGAGAAGAAGTTTGGGCAATCTTCCGTGTTTGTTGCATCTACTACAATGGAAGATGGTGGAATTCACCACGAGTCCAGTCCTTCATTACTCTTGAAAGAAGCCATTTATGTTATCAGCTGTGATTATGAAGACAATACACAATGGGGAAAAGAGGTAAAGAGTTGGAAACTTAAATTCTGGCAAGCCTAATTAATTATATgttatttctaaaatttctacATTCCATGCTTCATCAGGTTGGCTGGATATATGGCTCTGTAACTGAGGACATCTTGACAGGATTCAAGATGCACTGTCATGGTTGGCGGTCTGTGTACTGTATGCCTAAACGGCCTGCATTCAAAAGTTCTGCACCAATTAATTTGTCTGATCGCCTCAACCAGGTTTTGCGATGGTCTCTTGGGTCTGTTGAATTTTTTATCAGCAAACACTGTCCTATCTGGTATGGTTATGGAGGCGGCTTGAAGTTGTTGGCACGTTTGTCATATATTAACTCAGTTGTGTATCCGTGGACATCAATTCCCTTGACCGTGTACTGTACTTTGCCAGCCGTTTGCCTTCTCACTGGAAAATTTATCATCGCGGAGGTATAATCTAATACCATTGGATTGCACATTATCTTATTCTTATTCACCTCATCATTTTAATTTTACGGAGTAAGAGAAGTACATTTGAGAAAAAAATTGTAGGCTCAGGGACGATAGCCAAGAGATCCAAGAAGTGCAATAAGTACGATTTATTCACTGCTAATTATGATTTTGATGTGTAAATGTTGCATAAAACCTTACAGATCAGCAACTACGGGAACATAGTTTTCTTGGCGCTTTTTATATCCATTGCAGCTACAAGTGTCCTTGAGATGCAATGGAGTGGTGTTGGATTAGATGATTGGTGGAGGAATGAACAATTCTGGGTGATTGGAGGCGTGTCATCGCACCTCTTTGCTCTTTTCCAGGGTCTTTTCAAAGTTTTAGCAGGTGTCCGTACCAACTTCACTGTAAAATCCAGACATGTAGATGATGGAGAAAACTCTGAGCTCTACGTATTCAAATGGACATCTTTATTGATTCCTCCCACAACCCTGTTGGTCTTAAACATAGTCGGAGTTGTCATAGGAATATCAGATGCCATAAATAACGGCTATGATTCTTGGGGTCCATTATTTGGTAGGTTGTTCTTTGCCTTTTGGGTCATTGTTCATCTCTACCCCTTTCTCAGAGGTCCGCTTGCTAAACATGATAGACTGCCTACAATAGTAATGGTCTGGTCGATTCTGCTAGCTTCTATATTGACTCTTATGTGGGCTCGAGTCAATCCATTTGTTGCTAAAGATGGTCCGGTGCTTGAAGTGTGTGGATTGGACTGTGACGACTGAGCTATACTCGTTTCATCTTCTGGTTCAGAAGATATGATTCTAAACTCTAGGAGCAGAATAATCTAGTTTGTATGAAACTTTATCATGTATAAAATTGAAGTTCTTTTAGTTACAACTTGAAAGTTGGTCCTTTCTGtatgaaaaattgaaaattttaaacAAAACAAACTGATCATATAACTACTACACCAGTGTTACTTGCATGATCCAACCCATGCTAATGCATAACACATTTATAGAATTAGTATGTGATATTCAAACAATAATTTTTGGGACAAGACAGAGATGATTCTTCTTGTGCACTGTGATGCCAGGCAAAGTGTCCATGTCCAAATCTTTGCTACTTTTACCGGAAGGAAGTTCCCAGTCAAAAGAGTAGAGAAGATTAGCAAGCATTTGCTCTGCTGTAGCTGCTCCCATTGATAACCCTGGACACATTCTCCGGCCTGCTCCGAATGGTAGTAACTCAAAATCATGTCCTTTAAAATCGATACTACTATTAATGAATCTTTCGGGTAAAAACTCGTCAGGATTTTCCCAACATTCAGGATCCCTTCCTATAGCATACGAGTTTACAAACACGCCTGTTCCAGCTTCAATATCATAGCCACTTATCACACATTTTTCAGTGGTTTCTCGAAGGATAATTGGAGCAGGAGGGTACATTCTCATTGTCTCCTTCATTACTGCTTTAAGATAAACAAGTTTTTGGACATCGTCGTCGTTTACAAAACCTTTCTTTTGTCCTAAATCTCTAACCTCCTGTTGCACTTTCTTCATTGATGCAGGGTTCTGGATTAACAAAGTCATAGCCCAAACTACAGATGCTGCACTTGTATCTGCTGCTGCAACTATAACATTCTGTGCATAAAACAAGAAAATCATATTTGTCAGCATAGAAGTACTTCTTATCTTTTCAGTACCAAAAACATTAACAATTTCTCTTGATAGCAGATAATTATTACCAACAAATGAATACAAATTTGCATTGAAAAATTGATTACCATTATATTTGCTTTGACATGATCAAGCGTGAAATCTGGAGAATCTTTTTTCATCTCAAGTAACATTCCGAGGATGCTGGAGTCTTTTGTCGATGAATCACTGgatgctagatgttcatcaatgaGTTTTTGATAGAAAGCGTCTAGTTCATTACAACCTTTCTCCAACCGAGCCCATGCACCGGTAATTCTATCAACAAATCGACCAATTAGAGGGAAATAATCTTGAAAAAAGAAACTTAGAGTATGAGCctgactttcagaaagtagccAATGAAATTTACTACTGATATCATCATCATTCTCTGCACCAAAGGTGATTCTGTAAATAATTGTGCCTGTCAAAGTCATAAGAGTTTTGCTCAAATTTTCAATACTGGAATCAGCAGCAGCTCCATCGCGTATTGTTTTGATCATTCGtgcaatttcttcttcacgaACAGGTTGAAATGACCGCAAACTCTTATTACTCAAAAGATGAAGAGTAGCAAATTTCCTCATGTTCCTCCAGTACTCATTATATGGTGCAAAAATCAAGCCTAAATTGTTGTAAGAAAGCTTCTGGATGGCAACTCTACTTGGCCTACTCGAAAAACAAAGATCATGGTATTTGAACACTTCTTTCGCTACGCCTGCAGACGAGACGACTAGGATCTGAGCAGAGCCCAACTGCAAGGATGTGAGAGGACCATACTTCTTGGAAAGGTGGTGCAAGTAGATGTGAGTGTTTTCGCTGTCGAACTGGTGCATGTTTCCTATCAATGGAAGGCCACTGGGACCTGGAATAGGCTTACTTGACTTGCTTGCATTGTATTTTCTAAGTATGAGTATCAGAAACAAAGGAAGAGTGGTTGCAAT
This window contains:
- the LOC141671858 gene encoding cellulose synthase A catalytic subunit 5 [UDP-forming]-like codes for the protein MDTGGRLIAGSHIRNEFVCINADSTIERLHAERDFDGHICQICGDMIEITENMELFVACLECAFPVCRACYEYERREGNQVCPRCKTRYKRIKGCPRAVGDDEEDDAIDDLEHEFDFCKNDALDQQKLAASMLFAQNNAGYGCNASSSGLSTCSDHDFCHQLPDIPRLTYNGEDDEIMYTHHELLVSRFTGHGVHSLPCTGSSGALQPRPLVPNKDIALYGYGSVAWKERTEDWKKKQSQVKRLKYCNGDDKIDTDLNNPGMPLVDEGRQPLSRKLPIASSKINPYRIIILLRLVVLALFFHYRLLHPVLDAYPLWMTAVICEIWFSISWILDQFPKWYPVERETYLERLSLRYEKEEKSSELARIDIFVSTVDPLKEPPLITANTILSILAVDYPVHKVACYLSDDGASMLTFEALTETSEFATKWVPFCKKYNIEPRAPEWYFAQKIDYLRNRIHPEFARERRAMKREYEEFKVRINGLVSTAEKVPEGGWTMQDGTLWPGNNVLDHPGMIQVFLGENGVNDIEGNKLPLLIYVSRERRPGFSNHNKAGAMNSLARVSAILTNAPYILNIDCDNYINNSKVVREAMCFMMDPTSGKKIGYVQFPQRYDGIDRHDRYSNRNVVLFDVNMKGLDGLQGPMYVGSGCVFRRQALYGHDAPAKKKDPSKTCNCWPKWCFLCCASRKKKKVKAKVKNMLPKQTEASKQIHALETIEEECEGFLSEWSTSTSPEKLEKKFGQSSVFVASTTMEDGGIHHESSPSLLLKEAIYVISCDYEDNTQWGKEVGWIYGSVTEDILTGFKMHCHGWRSVYCMPKRPAFKSSAPINLSDRLNQVLRWSLGSVEFFISKHCPIWYGYGGGLKLLARLSYINSVVYPWTSIPLTVYCTLPAVCLLTGKFIIAEISNYGNIVFLALFISIAATSVLEMQWSGVGLDDWWRNEQFWVIGGVSSHLFALFQGLFKVLAGVRTNFTVKSRHVDDGENSELYVFKWTSLLIPPTTLLVLNIVGVVIGISDAINNGYDSWGPLFGRLFFAFWVIVHLYPFLRGPLAKHDRLPTIVMVWSILLASILTLMWARVNPFVAKDGPVLEVCGLDCDD
- the LOC141671860 gene encoding cytochrome P450 71A9-like, producing MEAIFLLIATTLPLFLILILRKYNASKSSKPIPGPSGLPLIGNMHQFDSENTHIYLHHLSKKYGPLTSLQLGSAQILVVSSAGVAKEVFKYHDLCFSSRPSRVAIQKLSYNNLGLIFAPYNEYWRNMRKFATLHLLSNKSLRSFQPVREEEIARMIKTIRDGAAADSSIENLSKTLMTLTGTIIYRITFGAENDDDISSKFHWLLSESQAHTLSFFFQDYFPLIGRFVDRITGAWARLEKGCNELDAFYQKLIDEHLASSDSSTKDSSILGMLLEMKKDSPDFTLDHVKANIMNVIVAAADTSAASVVWAMTLLIQNPASMKKVQQEVRDLGQKKGFVNDDDVQKLVYLKAVMKETMRMYPPAPIILRETTEKCVISGYDIEAGTGVFVNSYAIGRDPECWENPDEFLPERFINSSIDFKGHDFELLPFGAGRRMCPGLSMGAATAEQMLANLLYSFDWELPSGKSSKDLDMDTLPGITVHKKNHLCLVPKIIV